A stretch of the Vigna radiata var. radiata cultivar VC1973A chromosome 7, Vradiata_ver6, whole genome shotgun sequence genome encodes the following:
- the LOC111241956 gene encoding uncharacterized protein LOC111241956, whose amino-acid sequence MIRQQQEAHQKLAEEMARLKERRPEMTEDNSRTGGHNEGHRNDHNDDHYSGQNDGRHDDSGRPPRSPELLPFTEVVMQATMPDRPPPQIEKFDGTTDPEQHLRNFVDSMAFYSKNDPVKCRAFSLSLKDKALEWYYTLPPNSIDSFHTVTTLFKRQFSANRREKMSAAELVNLKQGRDEPLRTFMRRYSEAARRVKGVTHEFIINNLPNCLKPGFVSESLYAELQKTMEELQEKMTKFIKMEDQRHYRKKVEAPITEAKREDQRSHDKGHNQRLPRRGPPVPLNPRYDHYAHLTVPREKVFEKALQTNPITVRRRRSPRDANGSKTCRFHDNRGHSTEGCQSLKDEIERLIRAEYLGEFVKADTSQRGCSPKRIRKSPEPSRRKTERSRERSRSRSRKRDTTLRGRIDTISGGFAEGGASSSARKRHLQNLRSVHTITQNPLSMPDITFTDRDFHAPDPEQDDHMVITARITPYDVSKVLIDQGSSVNVLYWTTFQKMELTEDAITPFHEQIVGFAGERVDTRGYLDLRTRLGTGDKAKELRVRFLLVEANNSYNTLIGRPCLNAFGAILSTPHLAMKFPSESGVICTVRADQKTARQCYTASLKATTYKKEKWPEAILVDLDPRTNTDDRIQPQGEIKPFVLGKNAEQTTNIGADLTSVEESNLTTLLKTNNQLFAWNASDMPGIHPSVITHKLSIFREARPITQKKRRLGTEKRVVVQKEVDKLVKAGFVREITYTTWLANVVMVKKANGQWRMCVDFTDLNKACPKDNYPLPSIDRLIDGASGHTILSFLDAYSRYNQISMYAPDRDNTAFITEQANYCYEVMSLGLKNAGTTYQTLMDKIFQNQIGRCMEVYVDDMVVRSCSHQQHLKDLAEVFHQLKQYGLRLKPSKCTFGVSTGKFLGFMLTNRGIEANPDKCRAILEMRSPTKLKEVQCLVGRLTALSRFIPKLSDHIKPILKNMKKNVPRHWDDHCEAAFSALKNILTNLSIMSRPTEGFDLQLYLSESSHSVSAALIQEASIFKLIHFVSRTLQGAEERYSQVEKVALALLTAARRLRLYFQSHQVIIRTNHPIARILRKPDLAGRMGSIKGQHLADFAAELPPTAEPSVWNLSVDGSSDKRGGGAGIVLEGPNGLLVEQAVSFTFQLSNNQAEYEALISGLLLAAELDIEHLECRMDSQLVVGHINGTFQVKDNHLLRYYHKVSDLIKAFATFKITHVPRAQNSRADLLFKLTHARGNSQLTSVIKTMLEKPLLETCSTSVIPPKADWRQDIIQLMIEQEQGVRELHHDICGSHSGKRTLRAKILRAGFYWPTIEQDCKEFIQKCISCQSHGHDTRIPLSELMGIISPWPFAQWGMDIVGPLPLAKGQCKYLLVAIDYFTKWIEAEALATISARKVQSFIWHLICRFGISQKIITDNGQQFIDRTLEDFLKGLDIKHVTSSVDHPQTNGQAEAANKAIISELKKRLGQAKDLWVEELPEVLWAYRCTPHGSTRETPFNLTYGTDAMLPVEVGEPSLRRHIQDMTLNDEQLRLNLDTLPERHEIALIKNEAQKRLIARRYNTKVKPRNFTEGDLVWRKRGDARKNKAHGKLADNWEGPLRISEDLKNEAY is encoded by the exons ATGATTCGTCAACAACAGGAGGCACACCAGAAACTTGCTGAAGAAATGGCCCGACTCAAAGAAAGACGACCGGAGATGACGGAAGACAACAGCCGTACTGGCGGCCACAATGAAGGCCACAGGAACGACCACAACGACGACCATTACAGCGGCCAGAACGACGGTCGCCATGATGACAGCGGTCGCCCTCCGCGATCACCTGAATTACTACCTTTCACTGAAGTCGTTATGCAGGCTACAATGCCCGATCGGCCTCCccctcaaattgaaaaattcgACGGAACAACAGACCCCGAACAACACCTCCGGAATTTCGTCGACTCCATGGCCTTCTATTCCAAAAACGATCCAGTCAAGTGCAGGGCTTTCTCCCTGTCTCTAAAAGACAAAGCCCTAGAATGGTATTACACTCTTCCTCCGAATTCTATTGACAGTTTTCATACTGTCACCACTCTATTCAAAAGACAGTTTTCGGCCAACCGGAGGGAGAAGATGTCCGCTGCCGAACTCGTCAATCTCAAACAAGGGAGAGACGAACCGTTGAGAACATTCATGCGCAGATATTCTGAAGCGGCAAGAAGAGTAAAAGGTGTCACCCATGAGTTCATCATCAACAACCTGCCCAACTGTCTCAAACCAGGGTTTGTCTCGGAGAGTCTATACGCTGAATTACAGAAGACTATGGAGGAATTACAggaaaaaatgaccaaattcATCAAAATGGAAGATCAACGGCACTACCGCAAGAAAGTTGAGGCCCCCATAACTGAAGCTAAACGCGAAGACCAGCGATCGCATGACAAAGGTCATAATCAAAGGCTCCCGCGAAGAGGGCCTCCAGTTCCGCTCAATCCCCGCTACGACCACTATGCACATCTCACTGTTCCGAGGGAGAAAGTGTTCGAAAAAGCCCTCCAAACTAACCCGATCACCGTTCGTAGACGACGCTCACCTAGGGATGCGAACGGATCTAAAACTTGTCGGTTTCATGACAACCGAGGACATTCCACAGAAGGATGTCAGAGCCTCAAAGACGAAATCGAAAGATTAATCCGTGCCGAATATCTGGGGGAATTTGTTAAAGCAGACACGAGTCAACGAGGGTGCTCGCCCAAAAGGATAAGGAAAAGCCCTGAACCTTCACGCCGAAAGACCGAACGCTCCCGAGAGCGCTCGAGAAGCAGATCTAGAAAGCGAGATACAACCCTGAGGGGCCGCATTGACACCATCTCAGGAGGTTTTGCTGAGGGCGGAGCCTCATCCTCGGCCCGTAAAAGACACTTGCAGAACTTGCGAAGCGTCCACACGATAACTCAAAATCCCTTATCAATGCCGGACATCACCTTTACCGACAGGGATTTTCACGCCCCAGACCCAGAACAGGATGATCATATGGTCATTACAGCCCGAATAACACCGTATGACGTGAGCAAAGTCCTGATAGACCAGGGAAGTTCGGTCAACGTCTTATACTGGACAACATTCCAAAAGATGGAGCTGACGGAGGATGCGATAACACCCTTTCACGAACAGATCGTTGGATTCGCAGGTGAACGTGTTGACACCCGGGGATACCTCGACCTGAGGACCCGATTGGGCACCGGTGACAAGGCCAAAGAACTCCGTGTGCGCTTCCTGCTGGTAGAAGCGAACAATTCATATAACACTCTTATAGGGCGTCCTTGCCTAAACGCTTTCGGGGCAATCCTGTCGACTCCTCATTTGGCGATGAAGTTCCCGTCCGAAAGCGGCGTAATATGCACCGTTCGAGCAGACCAGAAAACCGCCCGACAATGTTACACCGCTTCCTTAAAAGCCACAActtataaaaaagagaaatggCCTGAGGCTATCCTGGTCGACCTAGATCCTAGGACCAACACAGACGATCGAATTCAACCCCAGGGAGAGATTAAACCGTTCGTCCTGGGGAAGAATGCTGAACAAACCACCAACATAGGGGCCGATCTCACTTCGGTTGAAGAAAGTAACTTAACCACATTACTGAAAACCAATAATCAACTCTTTGCGTGGAATGCCTCAGATATGCCCGGGATCCATCCCAGCGTTATCACGCACAAGTTATCCATATTTCGAGAGGCTCGACCAATAACGCAAAAGAAGAGAAGGCTCGGCACCGAAAAAAGGGTGGTTGTACAAAAGGAAGTTGACAAACTGGTCAAGGCTGGATTCGTCAGGGAGATAACGTACACCACTTGGTTGGCGAATGTAGTCATGGTGAAAAAAGCAAATGGTCAGTGGCGAATGTGTGTAGATTTCACTGATCTCAACAAAGCTTGTCCCAAGGACAACTACCCCCTTCCCAGCATTGATCGACTTATAGACGGCGCCTCTGGACACACAATCCTCAGCTTTCTAGACGCATACTCCAGATATAACCAGATTTCGATGTATGCTCCAGACCGGGACAACACGGCTTTCATAACTGAACAAGCCAATTACTGCTACGAGGTAATGTCGTTAGGCCTGAAAAATGCAGGGACAACTTATCAGACACTCATGGATAAAATCTTCCAAAATCAAATTGGGCGGTGCATGGAGGTTTACGTGGATGACATGGTGGTAAGAAGCTGTTCCCATCAACAACACTTGAAGGATCTAGCAGAAGTCTTCCACCAACTCAAGCAGTACGGTTTGCGCCTGAAGCCGTCCAAATGCACGTTCGGCGTGTCGACTGGTAAATTCCTAGGTTTTATGTTGACAAATCGAGGAATTGAGGCCAACCCGGATAAATGCCGAGCAATCCTAGAGATGAGAAGTCCAACTAAGTTGAAAGAGGTTCAATGCTTAGTCGGACGCCTCACCGCTCTATCACGGTTTATACCGAAACTCTCCGACCATATCAAGCCGATACtcaaaaacatgaagaaaaatgtgCCTCGACATTGGGATGATCACTGTGAGGCGGCCTTCTCTGCATTAAAAAACATACTGACCAACCTGTCCATCATGAGTCGACCAACAGAGGGGTTTGACTTACAACTATATCTATCTGAATCCAGCCATTCGGTAAGTGCTGCCCTTATTCAAGAGGCATCAATCTTCAAGCTTATACATTTTGTTAGCAGAACCTTGCAGGGGGCCGAGGAACGATATTCTCAGGTGGAGAAAGTAGCATTGGCTCTACTAACAGCGGCAAGACGGCTCCGCCTATACTTTCAAAGCCACCAAGTTATTATACGAACGAACCATCCGATCGCCAGGATTCTCAGGAAACCGGATCTAGCAGGAAGGATG GGCTCCATCAAGGGCCAGCACTTAGCCGATTTCGCAGCAGAACTACCCCCGACGGCAGAACCGTCCGTGTGGAATTTGAGCGTAGACGGATCCTCAGACAAAAGAGGAGGAGGAGCCGGTATTGTACTGGAGGGACCGAACGGTCTTCTTGTCGAGCAAGCAGTATCCTTCACATTCCAGCTCAGTAACAATCAAGCAGAATACGAAGCCCTAATCAGCGGACTACTCTTGGCCGCCGAGCTGGACATTGAACATTTAGAATGCCGAATGGATTCCCAACTGGTTGTGGGGCACATTAACGGAACCTTCCAGGTCAAGGACAATCATTTATTACGTTACTATCACAAAGTCAGCGACCTCATCAAAGCGTTCGCCACCTTCAAAATCACCCATGTACCCAGGGCGCAAAATTCCCGAGCGGATTTACTTTTCAAACTGACACACGCCCGGGGAAACTCCCAACTCACTTCAGTAATCAAAACCATGCTGGAAAAGCCTCTGTTAGAAACATGCTCCACCAGCGTCATTCCTCCCAAGGCTGATTGGCGGCAAGACATAATACAGTTGATGATTGAGCAAGAACAAGGTGTACGG GAACTGCATCACGACATTTGTGGTTCTCACTCGGGTAAAAGAACGCTTAGAGCCAAGATATTACGAGCGGGTTTCTATTGGCCCACAATTGAACAAGATTGCAAAGAGTTCATTCAAAAGTGCATCTCTTGCCAGTCCCATGGACACGACACTCGGATCCCTCTGTCCGAACTGATGGGCATCATATCTCCATGGCCCTTTGCccaatggggaatggacattgTCGGACCCCTGCCGCTCGCAAAAGGACAGTGTAAATATCTACTTGTGGCAATCGACTACTTCACCAAGTGGATCGAGGCAGAAGCCCTCGCAACAATCAGCGCCCGAAAGGTACAAAGCTTCATATGGCACTTGATATGCCGGTTCGGCATATCGCAAAAAATCATTACCGATAACGGTCAGCAATTCATAGACCGTACGCTGGAAGACTTTCTCAAGGGGCTGGACATCAAGCATGTTACAAGTTCAGTGGACCACCCCCAAACTAACGGACAGGCCGAAGCTGCGAACAAAGCCATAATCTCTGAGTTAAAAAAGCGCCTAGGGCAAGCCAAAGACTTGTGGGTCGAAGAATTGCCTGAAGTACTTTGGGCTTACAGATGCACACCGCACGGATCTACACGTGAGACTCCCTTCAATCTCACATATGGCACTGATGCTATGTTACCGGTCGAAGTGGGGGAACCATCCCTTCGCCGGCATATACAAGATATGACTCTCAACGACGAACAACTGAGGCTGAACCTCGACACCCTACCCGAAAGGCACGAGATTGCCTTGATCAAGAATGAAGCTCAAAAACGACTGATAGCCAGGCGCTATAATACCAAAGTTAAGCCCCGCAATTTCACCGAAGGAGACCTTGTTTGGCGCAAGCGGGGTGATGCACGTAAAAATAAAGCACATGGCAAGCTAGCTGACAACTGGGAAGGACCTCTCCGAATCAgtgaagatttgaagaacgaAGCATATTGA